TCGGGCGCTACCTGCCGGGTGCCCGTCCGGTCGGTCATCGCAACGGACGCCCCGTGCCGGCGCGACGCGGCGGGCGCTCGGACAACAGCGCCGTCGGCCGGTACCGCCGCGCGAAGCTACCGGAACACCTTCCCAACCCACCGACTTGGACCTGCACCGGATGTGGTCGCGAGTGGCCCTGCGCCACGAAGCAGAGTCAACTGCTCGCCGAGTTCGGTGGAGCGCGCGCCGCCCTCGCGGTCTATCTCGGCTCCTGCCTCGTCGCCGCCGCCCAGGACCTGCCCACGCAGCCGCTACCCCGGCTCCGATTTCTGGGTTGGCTGCCCCGGGCCCGGATCTGACCGTGCCGCCCGGCTCAGGTGCCGTGGACCTCCAGCTCCCACAGCGAGTAGCCGTACGCGGGCAGGGCCCGTTGGGTGCCCTGGACGCGCAGGTAGCGGCCCGTGGCCGAGATGGCGATGTCATCCACGCCACCGTCGCCCGTGGTCGTGGTGTGGACCGGCGACCAGGTGACGTTGTCCGGGGAGACCTGGATCTGGTACGCCCGCGCGTACGCCGCCTCCCAGGTCAGCCGGACCCGGTCGAGGGTGCGGGACGCGCCGAGGTCCACTGAGATCCACTGCGGGTCGGCGTACGCGCTGCCCCAGCGGGTGGCCGCGTTGCCGTCCACGGCGTTGGCCGCCACGTGCGCGCTACCCGGCTCCACACTGGACGTGGTGACCGGCCGGTCCCGGGAGAGCAGAGTGCCACCGGCGGCGGTGCCGTAGACGTTGAGGTCCCACAGCGAGTAGCCCCACTGGGTGGCGCGCTGGGTGCCGTACACCCGCAGGTAGCGGCCGGTGCCGGTGACCGTGAGGTCGTCGACGCCGCCGTCGCCGGTGGTCGTGGTGTGGACCGGCGACCAGGTCACGTTGTCCGGCGACACCTGTACCTGGTACGCCCGTGCGTGGGCCGTCTCCCAGGCCAGCCGCACCCGGTTGATCGCGTACGTGGCCACCAGATCGACGGAGATCCACTGCGGGTCGGCGTACGCGCTGCCCCAGCGGGTGGTCGCGTTGCCGTCCACGGCGTTGGCGGCCACGTGCGCACTGCCCGGCTCGACGCTGGACGTCGTCACCGGTCGGCCCCGGGCCAGGTCGGTGGCGGGCGGCTCGCTCGGACCGTCCGTCTTGATCCGCACGTTGCGGTAGTTGATGTCCAGCCCGGCGCCGTCGTTCTGCAACCCGATGTAGCCGTTGGCGATGGCCCGGCTGCTGACGTAATCGTTGATCTTGACACCGTTGAGCCAGATCTCGACCCGCTGGCCGTGCACGCCGATCTCGTAGGTGTTCCAGGAGCCGGGTGGGTTGAGCGCCGCCGCGCGGGCGGCCTGGTTCGGTGCCTGGAAGCTGTAGACGCTGCCGGTGGTGCGCGTCGGGTCGCCGTCGGTCGCGTCGATCTGGATCTCGTGACCGGCATCGACCGGGCCCCACGGGTCGCCCTGCGGATCGGGGAACCCGATGAAGACCCCGCCGTTGTCGTCGCCCGGCATCATCCAGTCGACCTTGAGCGAGTAGTTGGCGAAGGTGCGCACCGGGTACCAGAGCAACCCCATACCGCCGTTCGAGGTGAGGGTGCCGTCGGCCAGGGTGAAGTTGCCCGCCCCCGCCTGCCGCCACTGCCCGAAGCTGGCCTGGGTGCCGTCGAACAGCGGGGTGTAGCCGGGCTCCGGCCGGCAGTCGGCCACCACGGCCCCGGCCGCCACCTGGATGCCGCCGAGCAGCATGCGGGTGAAGTTCGGATCGCTGTAGCTCTGCTCGGTGTGGCCGAGGCCGGTGTACCAGGAGCGTCCGCCGCCGTAGCTGTGGCACCAGGTGATCGGGTGGTCGCCACCCATGGACCCACCGGCGTACGACGACTCGTCGAGGCTGGCCAGCACCTTGACCGCGGAGCGGGGGTTGGCCCGGTAGTTGTACCACTCGTCGGTGCGGGTCCAGGTCGACGGCAGGTGCGCGGTGGAGGCGTTGGCCCGGTCCTCGACCCGGACGGTCGCCTGCTGGGTGGCCGGGTGCGAGGCGAAGTACGCCCCGACCAGGCCGCCGTACCACGGCCAGTCGTACTCGGTGTCGGAGGCGGCGTGCACCCCGACGAAGCCACCGCCAGCCGCAATGTACGCCTCGAACGCGCCCTGTTGGCCGGCGTTGAGCACGTCGCCGGTGGTGCTGAGGAAGACCACCGCCTGGTACTGGGCGAGGTTGGCCGTGGTGAAGGTGGCCGCGTCCTCGGTGGCGGTGACGGTGAAGCCGTTCGCCGCACCGAGTTGTTGGACGGCGGCGATGCCGTTCGGGATGGAGGAGTGCCGGAAACCGGCGGTCTTGGAGAAGACCAGGACCTTGCCCAGCGGTGCGGCCTCGGCCGGGGTCGGGGCCACCGTCGTCGCGCCGGCGGCGACGGTGAGTCCGGCGACCACGGCGGCGGCGACTGCGGTGATGACACGTCTGCGCATGGGACTCCTTGGGTAAAGGGTGGACGGACGGGTTCGGGGGACGGAAACGGCCGGCGGGCCCGCACGGGCCCGCCGGCTCCGGGTCAGAGCGCGATCAGGTCGAACTTCTCCCAGGGGCCGACCGCGTCTCGGTTCGCGATCAGTGCCTCGGCCCCGCCGTTCTCCGCGACCACGTACCTGTTGTTCACCGTCGCCCGCAGGCTGACCGAACCGTCCGCGTTGCGGACCAGGGCGAAGGTCTCCCACGACCCGGCGGACGGCCGGTTCGCGATCAGCGGGTTGGCGCCGGCGTTCTCGGCGCAGGCGAACTGGTTGTTCACCCGGGCCCGCAGGGCGACGTTGCCGCCACCGAGGTCGACCTGGTCGAACTGCTCGCCGAAACGAGGGCGATGTCGAGACGAGGTGGAACGGTGTCACCGTGCCGGGTTGACGGCAGTCGGATGAACATCGATCCACATCGTTGACATGCAGTCAACATCGAACGTCTTCGAGGGTCAATCCCTCAGGATGCCCCGTCCCACGCCAGCGGCAGGTCGGGACGCGGTGTTCATCGTGGGCACGCGGCCCGTAGGGCGGGTGTTCACCACGCTCTTCCAGGCTGCTTGATCGAAAGAGCATTCGCTTGATCGAGGAGAGGCTCTCACGTGCGAGACAGGCAACCCGAAGAGACCGAGCACGCGCAGCTGTCGCGGCGCAAGCTGGTCAAGTACGCGGGCGTCGGCGCGACGCTGGCCGCGGCCAGCCCGCTGGTTGGTACCAGTGCCGCGTGGGCCGACGAGGACCGCCGGCCGGGTGACGACACGAGCGACCGGGGCAACGCCAAGAACCGGGTGTGGCGCGCTGGTGACCACCACATCCACTCCGAGTACAGCGGTGAGTTCGACACCACCAAGTCCCCGATTGTCTTCCACAAGGGCGCGGACGCGGTCTACCCGATCGTCACCAACGCCATCATGGCGAAGAACTTCGGTCTGACCTGGGCGATGTGCACCGACCACGGCGGACCGACCCACTCGAAGGTGAACATCGAGCAGGCGTATCCCGACCTGCTGCGTTCGCGCAAGCTGGTCCCCGAGGTGCTCCAGTTCTGGGGAATGGAGTTCGACGCGCCGTCGCTGGACCACCACACGCTGATGATCCCGCGCCACGCCGACGAGGAGAAGCAGCTCTTCGAGCTGGAGAGCCGGTTCGCGAAGTACGACGCGTTCCCCACCGACCCGGCCCGGGACACCGAGGCCAAGATGGTGGAGTTCCTCAAAGTCGCCCGGGGTATGCCGCACAAGCCGCTGGTGATCGCCCACCACGCGTCCCGCTCGGCGCCCGGTCTCGGCGTCTACGGCCAGGACACCCCGCGCGAGTTCCGCAACGGCAACAACGCCGCGCCGGACGTCTACATCGGTTTCGAGGGTGCGCCCGGCCACCAGGCCGGCCCGCTCAACGGTGGCAAGCGGGGCGGGTACGGCAACCACCCCACCTACGGCGGCTTCGACCAGATGACCGCCCGGGTCGGCGGGTTGTGGGATTCGCTGCTCGGCGAGGGCCGGCGCTGGTGGATCACCGCGACCTCGGACTCGCACGTGCACTGGACCCGTGGTGGCTCGGACTTCTGGCCGGGCGAGTACAGCAAGACGTACGTGCACGCCCGTCAGGACTACGGCGACATCATGGACGGCCTGCGCAACGGCCGGATCTGGGTCACCACCGGTGACCTGATCCGCAACCTCGACGTCACCGCCACGTCCCAGGGCAAGACCGCCGAGGTGGGCGAGACCATCACGGTCAGCCGTCGGAGCCGTACCGATGTCGAGATCGAGATCAAGTTCCGCCCGTTGGGCGGCGAGAACGCGAACGGCGACCGTCCCGAGGTCCGCCGGGTCGACCTGATCGTCGGTCAGATCACCGGCCCGAGCGCCAGCCTGGACGCCGACACCAACCCCACCACCAAGGTGGTGGCCCGGTTCGGCCCGCGTGACTGGCGTCGGCAGGGCGCGGACTACGTCATCCGGCACACCCTGCGCAATGTCGAGGCCGACACCTACGCGCGGGTGCGTGGCACCAGCACCGACGAGGCCGAGCCGCTCGCCGACGGGCTGGAGAGCCCGTGGGACGACCTGTGGTTCTACTCGAACCCGGTGTTCGTGCACGTGCGCTGACCCAGCGCGGTAGCGGCACAGCGGGTCTGTCCGGCACCGCCCGACGTACGACGGTCGGGTGCTGACGGGCGGACCCGCGTCGCATTTTCTCTCCTCCGGCGGCCGTCGCCGGGAGTCAGTCGGTGCTGCGGCGGCGGGCTCGGGGGGTGGCGGTGCGCCCGCCACGTTCGGCTGCGGCGTCGGTTTGGCTCGGCGCGGGCACCGTCGGCGCCGGGTCGGGGCGCACCTGCGCCACCACCTCGCACAGGTCACGCAGCGGGTCCACCGCCTGAGCCGAGCAGGCGACCTGCTGGAGCAGTGCCCGCAGCGTCGCCGACTCGGCCGGCGCGAGGGCCCCCAGCAGGTGCGACTCGACCTGCCGCAGCGCCAACCGCCGCTGCTCCCAGGCGGCGCGGCCGACGTCGGTGACGTCGATCAGCCGGTTACGCCGGTCGCCCGGGTCCGCCCGACGGGCGACGAACCCGGGCCGTTCCAGATCGTCGATCAGGTACGTGAGGACGGTGCGGTCGATGCCGAGTTCCTCGGCGATCGCACCCTGGTTCCGGGCTGGTCCGTTGATCGCTGCGGTGAGCAACTGGTAGCCACGGGGGCCGCCGGGGAAGTCGGTGAGCGCGTGCTCGGCCGCCCGGACATAGCCGCGGAAGACGATTCCGAGCATCCAACCCAGGTCGTCGTCGAGCGGATCGGGCCGGTCCGGCCGGTGAGTGGCACCCGTCATCCCTCGACAATAGCGCAGTGAGTCAGACCTTGTTGGCAGCAGATGTTCTGTATGACATAAGGTTGAGGTCATGACGCATCGCCAGAGGCGTCGCGTGAATCGGGAGGCTCGCAGATGAGCGACTACGGCCATGACCTGGTCTTCGGATCCTTCGTCACCCCCAGCGGTGGCAATCCGGACCGCACGGTCGGCGTTGCCGTCCTGGCCGAGCAGGTCGGGCTGGACCTGGTGACCTTCCAGGACCACCCGTACCAGCCGGCATTCCTCGACACCTGGACGCTGCTGAGCTTCGTCGCGGCCCGGACCAGCCGTGTGCGCGTGGCGGCGAACGTGACGAATCTGCCGCTACGCCCACCGGCGGTGCTCGCCCGCAGCGTGGCCAGCCTGGACCTGCTCAGCGGTGGCCGGGTCAGCCTCGGCCTCGGAGCGGGAGCGTTCTGGGACGCCATCGAGGCGATGGGTGGCCGACGGTTGACCCCCGGGCAGGGCGTACGAGCGCTGGAGGAGGCCATCGAGATCATCCGTCAGCTCTGGGACGCCGAGGCGCGCGGCGGAGTTCGTATCGACGGCGAGTTCTACCGGGTGATGGGCGCCAAGCGCGGGCCGGCACCGGCACACGCGGTGCCGATCTGGCTGGGCGCGTACAAGCCCCGGATGCTTCAGCTCACCGGTCGCCGGGCCGACGGCTGGCTGCCCTCGCTCAGTTACCTCCAGCCCGGTGACCTGGCTAAGGGCAACGCGATCATCGACGAGGCCGCGCAGCAGGCCGGCCGCTCACCCCAGGACGTTCGCCGGCTGCTCAACATCGCCGGCCAGTTCTCGGCCGTCGGTCGTGGCGCGCTCAATGGGCCCGCCGCGCAGTGGGTGCAGGAGTTGACCGAGCTGGCGCTGGGGGAGGGCGTCAGCGCCTTCATCCTCGCCAGCGACGACCCCGACGACCTGCGGCGGTTCGCCGGCGAGGTGGCTCCCGCGGTCCGCGAGCTGGTGGCGGCCGAGCGCGACCGTGGGGCAGCGCCGGAGCGTGAGCCGGCGTCGGAGCGTACGCCGGCACCTGAGCCGGAGCCGGTGGCTGCGCCGCCGGTGCGACCGAGCCGCGCGACCGTGACCGGCGGTGCTTTCGCCGTGGTGCCGACCCCCGACGACGGGGTACGGCGCAGCGACCAGCAGGTCTGGGACGAGTCGGCCCGGCCGACCGCGCCGGTGCCCGACCCGAACCGCACCTACACCCCGCACGAGCAGGCCACCGGTGCGCACCTGGTGCAGATCCACGACGGCCTGCGCGCCGAGCTGGCCCAGATTCACGATCTGATCGAGCAGGTGGCGGCCGGTGAGATCGACGCCGGTGCGGCCCGGTCCCACATCAACACGATGACCATGCGGCAGAACCGGTGGACGCTCGGCGTCTACTGCGAGTCGTACTGCCGCATCGTCACCACCCACCACACGATCGAGGACCAGTCGCTCTTCCCCCGGCTGCGTGCGCGTGACCCCCGACTCGGCCCGGTCGTCGACCGGCTGGAGCAGGAGCACCACGTCATCCACGATGTGTTGGAGGGTGTCGACCAGGCCCTGGTCGCGTACGTCGGATCTCCGGACGGCCTCGCCGAGCTGCGGGCCGCGGTGGATCTGCTGACCGACGCCCTGCTGTCGCACCTCAGCTACGAGGAGCGCGAGCTGGTCGAGCCGTTGGCTCGGCTGGGCATCGGCTGATCATGACGGCATCCCAGCGCGATCGGGGGTTGCCGCGTTCAATCTGAGAGACTACTTTCGAAACATGTCTCTCAAGAATCCGTACGGGGATTTCGAGATCACCGAGCCGCAGGCGCTGCGGGCACTGGCCCATCCAGTCCGGCTGGCGATCCTCGAGCACCTTCAGCGGGAGGGCCCGGCCACGGCCACCGGGCTCTCGCCGCACGTCGGCGCCACACCGTCAGTGGTCAGCTGGCACCTGCGGCACCTCGCGACGTTCGGCCTGGTCATCGACTGGGACGGTGCCACCAGCAAGCGGGAACGCTGGTGGCAGGCGGCCGCCCGAGGCTTCCGCTTCACGTTGCCCGACGATGCCGAGGGCCAGGCCGCAGGCCGTCAGCTGCGCGGCGAGATGTTCGCCCGAGCCGCCGAGGCGCCGCAGCAGTGGCTGCTGCACGACGAACCCCGCCTGGACGCCCAGTGGCGCGGGCTGGCCGGGGTGGCCGACACCCGGTTCGTGGCCACCCCCGAGGAGCTACGGCAGTTGGAGGACGCGATCGAGGAGTTGCTCGCCCCATACGTGCGGCGCAAGGACGACGACCAGTCACCGGCCGATGCTCAGGTCGTCCGAATGCTGCGTTACCTCCTGCCCGAGCCCGGCGACGACCCGGCCGCGTCGTGACCGCCACCGCCACCGGCACCGCGCCCCCGCCGGCCCTGCACCGCGACCGGCGGTTCCGCACCTTCTGGATCAGCGAGACGATCTCCCAGTTCGGTGATCGGATCAGCGAACTCGCCCTACCGCTGATCGCCGTCACCCTGCTCACCGCGACGCCCGTGCAGGTCAGCGTCCTCACCGCGTTGATCTGGCTGCCCAACCTGCTGGGCCTGTTCCTGGGCGCCTGGGTGGACCAGCGCACCCACAAGCGGCGACTCCTGATCATCGCGGACCTGATCCGCGCCGCGGTGCTGCTCAGCCTGCCGGTGGCGTACCTGTTCGACGCGATCACCCTCACCCAGCTCTACCTGGTGGCGCTGCTCACCGGCTTCGGCGCGGTGCTCTTCGCCATGGCGCGCCAGGCGTTCTTCGTCGCCCTGGTGCCGCGATCGGCGTACGTGGACGCGACCAGCAAGCTGAGCATGAGCCGGTCGCTGTCCTTCATCGCCGGCCCGGCCGTCGGCGGTGGGCTGGTCCAGGCGCTCAGCGCGCCGGTCGCGATCGTCGTCGACGCGGTGTCCTTCCTCGGCTCCGCGCTGCTGCTCGGCCGCATCCCGGTGACCGAGTCGCCTCCCCCGCCGCGTCGGACGTCCACGCTCGGCCTGGTCCGCGAAGGGCTCGTGCTGGTGCTGCGGCACCCGGTGCTGCGGGCCGCCCTCGGCTGCACCAGCACGGTCAACTTCTTCACCTTCATCGCCAGCGCGCTGCTGGTGCTCTACGCCAGCCGCGAACTCGACCTGTCGGCCGGCGCGATCGGCATCGCCTTCGGCTTCGGCGCGCTCGGCGGGTTCGCGGGCGCGGCGCTCGCCCCGCGGATCTCGCGCGCCATCGGGCTGGGCCGGACCGCCATGATCGGCGTGGTGCTCTTTCCCGCCCCGCTGGCGCTGACCGCGCTGGTGTCCGGACCCACCTGGACGAAGGTGGCCATGCTGGCGGCCATCGAGCTGGTCTCCAGCGTCGGGGTGATGCTGATGGACGTGAACCTGAACGCCCTCCTCACCGCCGTGACACCCGACGACGCGCGAGGACGCCGGGCCGGTGCCTACAGCGCCGTCAACTACGGCATCCGACCGCTCGGCGCGCTGGTCGGTGGGGCGTTGGGCACCACCATCGGGCTGCGGCCCACGCTGGTCGTCGCCGGCCTGGGTGGCGTGCTCGCCGTGTTCTGGTTGCTCGCGTCGCCGGTGCGCCACATCAGGACCCTCGACGACCCGGTGGCTTGACCGCCCCGCGCCGCCGGCCCAGGGGTCGGCGGCGCGGGGCGCAGGTCAGATGGCTTCCGCCACCAGCAGCCGGGCCAGCTCGGCGGGCTGGGAGAGCATCGGCCAGTGTCCGGTGGTCATCGTGAGCAGTCGCCAGTGGTCGCTGGTCAGCAACGTGGCCACGGTGTCGTTGGGCTCCGGCCCGTCCAGCAGACACTTGACGTACGTCGCCGGAAGCTCACCCAGTGGGCGGGTCAACACCGCCGGCTCGGTCAGCGTGGCGCCCGGGTGCGGAGTGGACTTCTCGATGAACCGGGTCACCTGCTCGTCGGTGAGCCCCTGGCCGTCGAGATCGCCCGCGCCGAGCGGCCAGTAGCCGCCGTTGTCCGCGATCAACGACTCCAGCGCCGCCGGGCCCTGCCACCAACCGGAGGCGAACGAATCGCCGTCGACCGGCACCTCCGAGTCGACGAAGACCACTCTGGTCAACCGGTCGCCGATCCGCTCGGCGGCCTGACCCACCGGAATTCCCGAGTAGCTGTGCCCGACCAGCACCACGTCGCGCAGGTCGCGGCGCTCGATCTCGCCGACGATGTCCCGCACGTGGGTCTGCTGCCCGGCGGGCACGGCCTGCTTGTCGGCAAGGCCGGAGAGGGTCAGTGGATGGGTGCCGTGGCCGGCCGCCCGCAGTGGCGGCACCACCTCGTCCCATGCCCACGACCCCAGCCACGCCCCCGCCACCAGTACGAATTCAGCCATGGCCGGGACCCTAGCGCCGCCCTGCGACAGCCCGGCGCGTCTCAAGTGGCGAGCACGGATCTGACGAGCGTGGATCCTCCTCGGTGGGCAGCGTCGCCATCGACCCGCTCCTCACCCGCCCGACGGCGTCCTCGGCTCCATCCGGTGGCCGACGGCTCCGGCCAGCCGGCGCGGTATCCCCGGAGCGTGCCGGGCGAAACCGCAGCCCCGCCCGCCGGGCAGCGTCAGCGCTCAGTCGAGCGGCGGGGCCGGAGGGCCGACCAGGGCGGCGAGCCGCTTCGGGGCCAGCATGCGGTAGCTCTCGGTGAGCAGCTCGCCGACCTCCTCCCAGTCGGTGTCCGCGTTTAGGACCATGCCCATCACGTTCGGCCCCCAATCCGGTTTGTAGAAGGGGTGCCCACCGCCCAGGAGCCCGGCGATCTCATCGGGTGGCGACCGGAAGACCAGCAGGCAGGCGGGCTCGTCGACCTCGGCGGCCCGGGCGTGGACCGCCTGTCGGTCGGGGTCGACGGTGAGCACGTGGGCGAAGGTCCGCTTGCGGATCCGCCAGCGTGTGCCCACCCAGGCGGGCTCCTCGTAGGTCTCCGGCAGCCCGAGGCAGATCGGCCGCAGCTGGTCGAGGACCTCGGGCGGGACGTCTCCGGGTTCGGTCACGGGCAGCGACCCTAGCCGGCCGGTGTGACAAGTTCCGCTCGTCGAACGCCGCCCGGGCCGGTGGTGCGCGCCCTGTCGATCCGCCAGGATGGGCCGGGGCGACCTCGGGCCGTCGTCCTGGCCCGATCCATCCCCGTGCCCGCTGAGGAGTGCCGTGCCGTCCACCCTGCTCTCCCGCCGCGACCTCGATTTCCTGC
The window above is part of the Micromonospora sp. LH3U1 genome. Proteins encoded here:
- a CDS encoding fascin domain-containing protein, producing the protein MNNQFACAENAGANPLIANRPSAGSWETFALVRNADGSVSLRATVNNRYVVAENGGAEALIANRDAVGPWEKFDLIAL
- a CDS encoding LLM class flavin-dependent oxidoreductase; this translates as MSDYGHDLVFGSFVTPSGGNPDRTVGVAVLAEQVGLDLVTFQDHPYQPAFLDTWTLLSFVAARTSRVRVAANVTNLPLRPPAVLARSVASLDLLSGGRVSLGLGAGAFWDAIEAMGGRRLTPGQGVRALEEAIEIIRQLWDAEARGGVRIDGEFYRVMGAKRGPAPAHAVPIWLGAYKPRMLQLTGRRADGWLPSLSYLQPGDLAKGNAIIDEAAQQAGRSPQDVRRLLNIAGQFSAVGRGALNGPAAQWVQELTELALGEGVSAFILASDDPDDLRRFAGEVAPAVRELVAAERDRGAAPEREPASERTPAPEPEPVAAPPVRPSRATVTGGAFAVVPTPDDGVRRSDQQVWDESARPTAPVPDPNRTYTPHEQATGAHLVQIHDGLRAELAQIHDLIEQVAAGEIDAGAARSHINTMTMRQNRWTLGVYCESYCRIVTTHHTIEDQSLFPRLRARDPRLGPVVDRLEQEHHVIHDVLEGVDQALVAYVGSPDGLAELRAAVDLLTDALLSHLSYEERELVEPLARLGIG
- a CDS encoding alpha/beta fold hydrolase, yielding MAEFVLVAGAWLGSWAWDEVVPPLRAAGHGTHPLTLSGLADKQAVPAGQQTHVRDIVGEIERRDLRDVVLVGHSYSGIPVGQAAERIGDRLTRVVFVDSEVPVDGDSFASGWWQGPAALESLIADNGGYWPLGAGDLDGQGLTDEQVTRFIEKSTPHPGATLTEPAVLTRPLGELPATYVKCLLDGPEPNDTVATLLTSDHWRLLTMTTGHWPMLSQPAELARLLVAEAI
- a CDS encoding MarR family winged helix-turn-helix transcriptional regulator, producing MTGATHRPDRPDPLDDDLGWMLGIVFRGYVRAAEHALTDFPGGPRGYQLLTAAINGPARNQGAIAEELGIDRTVLTYLIDDLERPGFVARRADPGDRRNRLIDVTDVGRAAWEQRRLALRQVESHLLGALAPAESATLRALLQQVACSAQAVDPLRDLCEVVAQVRPDPAPTVPAPSQTDAAAERGGRTATPRARRRSTD
- a CDS encoding phosphoesterase, with protein sequence MRDRQPEETEHAQLSRRKLVKYAGVGATLAAASPLVGTSAAWADEDRRPGDDTSDRGNAKNRVWRAGDHHIHSEYSGEFDTTKSPIVFHKGADAVYPIVTNAIMAKNFGLTWAMCTDHGGPTHSKVNIEQAYPDLLRSRKLVPEVLQFWGMEFDAPSLDHHTLMIPRHADEEKQLFELESRFAKYDAFPTDPARDTEAKMVEFLKVARGMPHKPLVIAHHASRSAPGLGVYGQDTPREFRNGNNAAPDVYIGFEGAPGHQAGPLNGGKRGGYGNHPTYGGFDQMTARVGGLWDSLLGEGRRWWITATSDSHVHWTRGGSDFWPGEYSKTYVHARQDYGDIMDGLRNGRIWVTTGDLIRNLDVTATSQGKTAEVGETITVSRRSRTDVEIEIKFRPLGGENANGDRPEVRRVDLIVGQITGPSASLDADTNPTTKVVARFGPRDWRRQGADYVIRHTLRNVEADTYARVRGTSTDEAEPLADGLESPWDDLWFYSNPVFVHVR
- a CDS encoding MmcQ/YjbR family DNA-binding protein, with translation MTEPGDVPPEVLDQLRPICLGLPETYEEPAWVGTRWRIRKRTFAHVLTVDPDRQAVHARAAEVDEPACLLVFRSPPDEIAGLLGGGHPFYKPDWGPNVMGMVLNADTDWEEVGELLTESYRMLAPKRLAALVGPPAPPLD
- a CDS encoding ThuA domain-containing protein; the protein is MRRRVITAVAAAVVAGLTVAAGATTVAPTPAEAAPLGKVLVFSKTAGFRHSSIPNGIAAVQQLGAANGFTVTATEDAATFTTANLAQYQAVVFLSTTGDVLNAGQQGAFEAYIAAGGGFVGVHAASDTEYDWPWYGGLVGAYFASHPATQQATVRVEDRANASTAHLPSTWTRTDEWYNYRANPRSAVKVLASLDESSYAGGSMGGDHPITWCHSYGGGRSWYTGLGHTEQSYSDPNFTRMLLGGIQVAAGAVVADCRPEPGYTPLFDGTQASFGQWRQAGAGNFTLADGTLTSNGGMGLLWYPVRTFANYSLKVDWMMPGDDNGGVFIGFPDPQGDPWGPVDAGHEIQIDATDGDPTRTTGSVYSFQAPNQAARAAALNPPGSWNTYEIGVHGQRVEIWLNGVKINDYVSSRAIANGYIGLQNDGAGLDINYRNVRIKTDGPSEPPATDLARGRPVTTSSVEPGSAHVAANAVDGNATTRWGSAYADPQWISVDLVATYAINRVRLAWETAHARAYQVQVSPDNVTWSPVHTTTTGDGGVDDLTVTGTGRYLRVYGTQRATQWGYSLWDLNVYGTAAGGTLLSRDRPVTTSSVEPGSAHVAANAVDGNAATRWGSAYADPQWISVDLGASRTLDRVRLTWEAAYARAYQIQVSPDNVTWSPVHTTTTGDGGVDDIAISATGRYLRVQGTQRALPAYGYSLWELEVHGT
- a CDS encoding MFS transporter — its product is MTATATGTAPPPALHRDRRFRTFWISETISQFGDRISELALPLIAVTLLTATPVQVSVLTALIWLPNLLGLFLGAWVDQRTHKRRLLIIADLIRAAVLLSLPVAYLFDAITLTQLYLVALLTGFGAVLFAMARQAFFVALVPRSAYVDATSKLSMSRSLSFIAGPAVGGGLVQALSAPVAIVVDAVSFLGSALLLGRIPVTESPPPPRRTSTLGLVREGLVLVLRHPVLRAALGCTSTVNFFTFIASALLVLYASRELDLSAGAIGIAFGFGALGGFAGAALAPRISRAIGLGRTAMIGVVLFPAPLALTALVSGPTWTKVAMLAAIELVSSVGVMLMDVNLNALLTAVTPDDARGRRAGAYSAVNYGIRPLGALVGGALGTTIGLRPTLVVAGLGGVLAVFWLLASPVRHIRTLDDPVA
- a CDS encoding ArsR/SmtB family transcription factor, whose protein sequence is MSLKNPYGDFEITEPQALRALAHPVRLAILEHLQREGPATATGLSPHVGATPSVVSWHLRHLATFGLVIDWDGATSKRERWWQAAARGFRFTLPDDAEGQAAGRQLRGEMFARAAEAPQQWLLHDEPRLDAQWRGLAGVADTRFVATPEELRQLEDAIEELLAPYVRRKDDDQSPADAQVVRMLRYLLPEPGDDPAAS